Proteins co-encoded in one Natronorubrum daqingense genomic window:
- a CDS encoding FkbM family methyltransferase: protein MRTLESADRVVSRARSLAWSVGYRTYDRVAKTNYDYELVARTNRTAAGPVRCYEPLTRHADDSMLEEVARRSGPADVIYDIGANVGIYALALASGSPDRRVVAFEPSPPMYERLRANIRANGLENRIDVRPCGLGAETRTRSFYVSTYPELSAFDRESATRWGASVTDVHRVSSYRLDDLVRQDDALSPPDALKIDVEGAAPDVLRGARTTLECHEPTVFVEIHDEGLAGDVPAETATALEEAGYEIDERDGYWRCSPRDSSETC, encoded by the coding sequence GTGCGCACGCTCGAGTCAGCCGACAGGGTCGTGAGTCGGGCACGCTCGCTCGCCTGGAGCGTCGGCTATCGGACGTACGACCGAGTGGCCAAGACGAACTACGACTACGAACTCGTCGCACGGACCAACCGAACGGCCGCGGGGCCCGTGCGCTGTTACGAACCGTTGACTCGCCACGCGGACGATTCGATGCTCGAGGAGGTCGCCCGCCGTTCCGGACCCGCGGACGTAATCTACGATATCGGCGCGAACGTCGGTATCTACGCCCTCGCGCTCGCGAGTGGCTCTCCCGACCGTCGCGTCGTCGCGTTCGAACCCTCGCCGCCGATGTACGAGCGTCTCCGGGCGAATATTCGGGCGAACGGCCTTGAGAACCGAATCGATGTCCGTCCCTGCGGACTCGGCGCGGAAACCCGAACCCGGTCGTTCTACGTCTCGACGTACCCCGAACTGTCGGCGTTCGACCGCGAGAGCGCAACTCGCTGGGGAGCCAGCGTCACGGACGTGCATCGCGTCTCGAGCTATCGACTGGACGACCTTGTCCGCCAGGACGACGCACTCTCGCCGCCGGACGCGCTCAAAATCGACGTCGAAGGGGCGGCTCCCGACGTCCTTCGCGGGGCCCGAACGACGCTCGAGTGTCACGAACCAACCGTCTTTGTCGAGATACACGACGAGGGGCTGGCGGGTGACGTGCCGGCCGAGACGGCGACGGCACTCGAGGAAGCGGGATACGAAATCGACGAGCGGGACGGGTACTGGCGGTGTTCGCCGCGAGACTCGTCGGAGACCTGCTAG
- a CDS encoding amidohydrolase yields the protein MTTLAITGGQVLLPDISVTRADVLIDQDGGEILEIGDGLAGDADETIDASGSLVTPGFVNGHSHVAMTLLRGYADDKPLDAWLQEDIFPTEAELTPEDVHVGAKLGLLEMIKSGTTAFADMYFMVPQIADAVEEAGLRARLGHGVITVASNDEEARADAQEGLEVAEALDGRADGRISTAFMPHSLTTVGSEYLEEFVPKARELGVPIHFHGNETANEVTPIVEERGVRPMAYAAERGMLEEGDFLAHGVHLDESEIGLLAEAGTSVIHCPASNMKLASGIAPVQRMLDAGVTVGIGTDGAASNNDLSMLDETRDAAMIGKLKDGDASAVDAESAVRMMTQGSADAIGLESGRLEEGAPADLAVIDLEQPHLTPHHDLVSHLAYATAAADVRHTICDGQVLMRDRDVLTLEEESVRTAAGEAAMALVERAEN from the coding sequence ATGACGACACTGGCGATCACCGGCGGGCAGGTGCTGTTACCCGACATTTCGGTTACGCGAGCGGACGTACTGATCGATCAGGACGGCGGCGAGATCCTCGAGATCGGCGACGGACTGGCGGGCGACGCCGACGAAACGATCGACGCGAGCGGGTCGCTGGTCACGCCCGGCTTTGTCAACGGCCACTCGCACGTCGCCATGACGCTCCTCCGCGGGTACGCCGACGACAAGCCCCTCGACGCGTGGCTCCAGGAGGATATCTTTCCGACCGAAGCCGAACTGACCCCCGAAGACGTCCACGTCGGGGCGAAACTCGGCCTCCTCGAGATGATCAAGTCGGGGACGACCGCCTTCGCGGACATGTACTTCATGGTTCCCCAGATTGCCGATGCCGTCGAAGAGGCCGGCCTTCGTGCTCGACTCGGCCACGGCGTCATCACCGTCGCGTCGAACGACGAGGAAGCTCGCGCGGACGCCCAGGAGGGCCTCGAGGTCGCCGAGGCTCTCGACGGGCGCGCCGACGGTCGGATCTCGACGGCGTTCATGCCTCACTCGCTGACAACCGTCGGAAGCGAGTACCTCGAGGAGTTCGTTCCGAAGGCTCGCGAACTCGGCGTGCCGATCCACTTCCACGGCAACGAGACCGCGAACGAGGTGACGCCCATCGTCGAGGAACGCGGCGTGCGGCCGATGGCCTACGCCGCCGAACGCGGGATGCTCGAGGAGGGCGACTTCCTCGCCCACGGCGTCCACCTCGACGAGAGCGAGATCGGCTTGCTCGCGGAGGCCGGTACGAGCGTCATCCACTGTCCCGCCTCGAACATGAAACTGGCGAGCGGCATCGCCCCCGTCCAACGGATGCTCGACGCCGGCGTCACCGTCGGCATCGGCACCGACGGCGCGGCCTCGAACAACGACCTCTCGATGCTCGACGAGACGCGCGACGCGGCCATGATCGGCAAACTCAAAGACGGCGACGCGAGCGCCGTCGACGCCGAGTCGGCCGTCCGCATGATGACGCAGGGAAGCGCCGACGCCATCGGCCTCGAGTCCGGCCGACTCGAGGAAGGAGCCCCCGCCGACCTCGCCGTGATCGACCTCGAGCAACCCCATCTCACGCCACACCACGACCTCGTGAGTCACCTCGCGTACGCCACGGCGGCGGCCGACGTTCGCCACACGATCTGTGACGGGCAGGTGCTGATGCGTGATCGCGACGTCCTCACGCTCGAGGAGGAGTCGGTTCGAACGGCGGCGGGCGAGGCCGCGATGGCGCTCGTCGAACGCGCAGAGAACTGA
- a CDS encoding adenosylhomocysteinase, which produces MTETAYPPISEQLADLESAREEGRRKMDWATQHMPILERVREEFLAEQPFEGESIAMAMHVEAKTAVLVETLAEGGAEVAVTGCNPLSTHDDVSAALDSHENITSYAKRGVGDEAYYDAIEAVIAHEPTVTVDDGMDLVAAIHEDYPELIDGIVGGAEETTTGVHRLRAMDDDGALEYPVFAVNDTPMKRLFDNVHGTGESSLASIAMTTNLSWAGKTVVVAGFGYCGKGVAKKAAGQNANVVVTEVEPRRALEAHMEGYEVLPMAEAAEVGDVFLTTTGNRDVIVEEHFEAMQDGVLLANAGHFDIEIDLEALDDLAVDRYEARDGVEAYEMADGRRLNVIAEGRLVNLAAPVSLGHPVEVMDQSFGIQAVCVREMLENGEAYDAGVHDVPDELDKEIAEIKLEAEGVEFDSLTDTQHEYMGSWDHGT; this is translated from the coding sequence ATGACCGAGACTGCGTATCCGCCGATCAGCGAGCAACTGGCGGACCTCGAGTCCGCACGCGAAGAGGGCCGACGGAAGATGGATTGGGCGACCCAGCACATGCCCATCCTCGAGCGCGTCCGCGAGGAGTTCCTCGCGGAACAGCCCTTCGAGGGCGAGAGCATCGCGATGGCGATGCACGTCGAGGCGAAGACGGCGGTTCTCGTCGAGACGCTCGCGGAGGGCGGCGCGGAGGTCGCCGTGACGGGCTGCAACCCGCTTTCCACGCACGACGACGTCTCTGCGGCCCTCGACTCCCACGAGAACATCACCAGCTACGCCAAGCGCGGCGTCGGCGACGAGGCGTACTACGACGCCATCGAGGCCGTCATCGCCCACGAGCCGACCGTCACCGTCGACGACGGGATGGACCTCGTCGCTGCCATCCACGAGGACTACCCCGAACTGATCGACGGCATCGTCGGCGGGGCCGAAGAGACCACGACCGGCGTCCACCGCCTGCGCGCGATGGACGACGACGGCGCACTCGAGTACCCCGTCTTCGCGGTCAACGACACGCCGATGAAGCGCCTCTTCGACAACGTCCACGGCACCGGCGAGTCTTCGCTCGCCTCCATCGCCATGACCACGAACCTCTCGTGGGCCGGCAAGACCGTCGTCGTCGCCGGCTTCGGCTACTGCGGCAAGGGCGTCGCGAAGAAGGCCGCCGGTCAGAACGCGAACGTCGTCGTCACCGAAGTCGAGCCCCGCCGCGCACTCGAGGCCCACATGGAGGGCTACGAGGTCCTCCCGATGGCCGAAGCCGCCGAAGTGGGCGACGTCTTCCTCACGACGACGGGCAACCGCGACGTCATCGTCGAGGAGCACTTCGAAGCGATGCAAGACGGCGTCTTGCTCGCCAACGCGGGCCACTTCGACATCGAAATCGACCTCGAGGCCTTAGACGACCTCGCTGTCGATCGCTACGAAGCCCGCGACGGCGTCGAAGCCTACGAGATGGCCGACGGCCGTCGACTGAACGTCATCGCGGAAGGCCGTCTCGTCAATCTCGCCGCCCCCGTCTCGCTCGGTCACCCCGTCGAGGTCATGGACCAGAGCTTCGGCATTCAGGCCGTCTGTGTCCGTGAGATGCTCGAGAACGGTGAGGCGTACGATGCTGGTGTTCACGACGTGCCCGACGAACTCGACAAAGAGATCGCCGAGATCAAACTCGAGGCCGAGGGTGTCGAGTTCGATTCGCTGACGGATACCCAACACGAGTACATGGGCTCGTGGGATCACGGAACGTAG
- a CDS encoding CPBP family intramembrane glutamic endopeptidase codes for METPSRSTDTDRDGAPLRSTLVAIGLTVFGLLVAEFSTLPAFLYDPALLEGLGDASVEGRALLLILNFVGMALAGVIYLVATGRGLSWIDLHVPTRNDWKYLIGGSIGTIVFLYVVSLLFTLLNVPAAESNVMDIVGEDQTMILIMIFIVFFFNAPAEEFLFRNVIQKRLYAAFTRMHAVIVTSVIFALVHLPMYLLTGELVATFASLTIMFGGSVIFGYLYAKTDNLLVPTAAHAALNAFQFAILYLAIEFEIEDAEPAPSILLEAITAVPLL; via the coding sequence ATGGAGACGCCTTCCCGCTCAACTGACACCGATCGAGATGGTGCACCGCTTCGATCGACGCTCGTCGCCATCGGGCTGACGGTCTTCGGCCTCCTCGTCGCCGAGTTCTCGACGCTTCCGGCCTTTTTGTACGATCCAGCATTACTCGAGGGACTCGGGGACGCCTCGGTCGAAGGGCGGGCGCTCCTGTTGATCCTCAACTTCGTCGGCATGGCACTCGCCGGCGTGATCTATCTGGTCGCGACCGGCCGTGGCCTGTCGTGGATCGACCTCCACGTGCCGACGAGAAACGACTGGAAGTACCTGATCGGCGGCAGTATCGGGACGATCGTCTTCCTCTACGTCGTCAGCCTGCTCTTTACTCTCCTCAACGTGCCCGCCGCCGAGAGCAACGTCATGGACATCGTCGGCGAGGACCAGACGATGATCCTGATCATGATCTTCATCGTCTTCTTCTTCAACGCGCCCGCAGAGGAGTTCCTCTTCCGGAACGTCATCCAGAAACGCCTGTACGCGGCATTCACCCGAATGCACGCGGTCATCGTCACGAGCGTTATCTTCGCGCTCGTTCACCTCCCGATGTACTTGCTCACCGGGGAACTCGTCGCAACGTTCGCGTCGCTGACCATCATGTTCGGCGGCTCGGTCATCTTCGGCTACCTCTACGCGAAAACGGACAACCTCCTCGTTCCCACCGCGGCCCACGCCGCGCTCAACGCCTTCCAGTTCGCCATCTTGTATCTCGCCATCGAGTTCGAGATCGAGGACGCGGAACCCGCCCCGTCGATACTACTCGAGGCGATCACGGCCGTTCCGCTCCTGTAG
- the hjc gene encoding Holliday junction resolvase Hjc, whose translation MSQAKGDRRERELVNELDESGFAVMRAPASGSATERELPDVLAGDGEDFYAVEAKSSSGDPIYLTGEEVEALIYFAQNFGAKPRIGVRFDREDWYFFHPGDLYVTDGGNYRVKKETAIAEGTDFAEFVGRSEKVTLEQVGDEPDDGPDEDILRVLNAVEQGVMDVEEAAELLE comes from the coding sequence ATGTCTCAGGCGAAGGGTGACCGCCGCGAACGCGAACTCGTCAACGAACTCGACGAATCCGGATTCGCGGTGATGCGCGCACCCGCAAGCGGTTCTGCGACGGAACGAGAACTCCCCGACGTGCTCGCCGGTGACGGTGAGGACTTCTACGCTGTCGAGGCGAAATCGAGTTCCGGCGACCCGATCTATCTCACCGGCGAAGAGGTCGAAGCGCTGATCTACTTCGCACAGAACTTCGGCGCGAAGCCCCGTATCGGGGTTCGATTCGACCGCGAGGATTGGTACTTCTTTCACCCCGGCGACCTCTACGTGACCGACGGCGGCAACTACCGAGTCAAAAAGGAGACGGCCATCGCTGAGGGCACCGACTTCGCGGAGTTCGTCGGCCGCTCCGAAAAGGTCACCCTCGAGCAAGTCGGCGACGAACCCGACGACGGCCCGGACGAGGACATCCTCCGCGTGCTCAACGCGGTCGAACAGGGTGTGATGGACGTCGAAGAAGCCGCCGAGTTGCTCGAGTAG
- a CDS encoding SWIM zinc finger family protein produces MNTTASPKTPLPVPSREHLDGRSRRARSEAMSVRSLGRGLYEVESASDHTYLVDLESARCTCPDHIFREARCKHIRRVAIEITDGRTPPPGELAVECHDCGKTFFVPEDDDAVNGPAYCSRHTVWPGETVVDRETGDRLTVVDVSDLRADAVEIGAVDTSVAEYATNERYEPDVPVVGAIYPHATVATNGVIPDSLKVYVFPRTRLEKAD; encoded by the coding sequence ATGAACACAACAGCGTCACCGAAAACGCCACTACCAGTACCGTCACGCGAGCACCTCGACGGACGGTCCCGCCGCGCTCGATCCGAGGCTATGTCCGTCCGTTCACTCGGGAGAGGGCTCTACGAGGTCGAATCGGCGAGTGACCACACCTACCTCGTCGACCTCGAGAGCGCCCGCTGTACCTGCCCGGATCATATCTTCCGCGAGGCGCGCTGTAAGCACATTCGCCGCGTCGCCATCGAGATTACCGACGGCCGGACGCCGCCACCCGGCGAACTCGCCGTCGAGTGTCACGACTGCGGAAAGACGTTCTTCGTCCCCGAAGACGACGACGCCGTAAACGGACCCGCCTACTGCTCGAGACACACCGTCTGGCCGGGCGAGACGGTCGTCGACCGCGAAACGGGAGATCGACTCACCGTCGTCGACGTCTCTGACCTTCGAGCCGACGCCGTCGAGATCGGGGCCGTCGACACCTCCGTCGCCGAGTACGCTACGAACGAGCGCTACGAACCAGACGTGCCCGTTGTCGGGGCTATCTACCCGCACGCGACGGTTGCCACGAACGGCGTCATTCCGGACTCGTTGAAGGTCTACGTCTTCCCGCGGACGCGACTCGAGAAAGCGGACTGA
- a CDS encoding DUF7472 family protein, translated as MLERDRIIEIVVAVSTVLLMLGTMIGIGSEYGGDNGALSADGGEMLVFAIIGFILLLTLVGIALAFVMNEPGDGLETDDADAKSSA; from the coding sequence ATGCTCGAGCGTGACCGAATCATCGAAATCGTCGTTGCCGTCTCAACCGTCCTCCTGATGCTCGGTACGATGATCGGAATCGGTTCCGAATACGGTGGCGACAACGGTGCCCTGTCGGCCGACGGCGGCGAGATGCTCGTCTTCGCAATTATCGGCTTTATCCTCCTCTTGACGCTCGTCGGCATCGCCCTCGCGTTCGTGATGAACGAACCCGGAGACGGTCTCGAGACCGACGACGCGGACGCGAAGAGTTCGGCCTGA
- the priL gene encoding DNA primase regulatory subunit PriL yields the protein MQRLHARYPFLEAARDAVATEAVDLATIVEQDRAVVDRARERVVAALEAGETGEPRRETRTELLSYPVARVLVSMVEERVLVRKYARTEAESAYERFTDDFEETTELKSVESAGLDLETVLAEFDLQEPIRETPDGYRIDVGTYLLLAEDCWGDEWRLVNRALADGEVPVTDGELLTLLQEAVRSRIEDGLPFDVPTEIASALEDDADEIREVLSELDLTREIDTVVPDLFPPCMKALLDQVQKGEHLPHHSRFAITAFLASIGMSTDEIVDLYRVNSSFGEEMTRYQTDHIRGDTSPTEYSPPSCATMKSYGDCVNKDDLCERIPHPMAYYEERIDEADDDEVEDWRETNGDDGQEASGD from the coding sequence ATGCAGCGACTGCACGCCCGGTACCCGTTCCTCGAGGCCGCCCGCGACGCCGTGGCGACGGAGGCCGTCGACCTGGCCACCATCGTCGAACAGGATCGGGCAGTGGTCGACCGCGCCCGTGAGCGCGTCGTGGCGGCACTCGAGGCGGGAGAAACCGGCGAGCCACGGCGAGAGACCCGGACCGAGTTGCTTTCGTATCCCGTGGCCCGCGTGCTCGTCTCGATGGTCGAAGAGCGCGTGCTCGTGCGAAAGTACGCTCGTACGGAAGCCGAAAGCGCCTACGAACGCTTCACGGACGATTTCGAGGAGACGACCGAACTCAAGAGCGTCGAGTCCGCCGGTCTCGACCTCGAGACCGTTCTCGCGGAGTTCGACCTCCAGGAGCCGATTCGAGAGACGCCCGACGGCTACCGAATCGACGTCGGGACGTACCTGCTCCTGGCGGAGGACTGCTGGGGCGACGAGTGGCGACTGGTTAATCGCGCACTAGCCGACGGCGAGGTGCCGGTAACCGATGGCGAACTGCTAACGCTGTTACAGGAAGCGGTTCGAAGCCGGATCGAAGACGGCCTCCCATTCGACGTGCCGACCGAAATCGCGAGCGCGCTCGAGGACGACGCCGACGAGATACGCGAGGTGCTCTCGGAACTCGATCTCACTCGAGAGATCGACACCGTGGTTCCCGACCTCTTCCCGCCGTGTATGAAGGCGCTCCTCGATCAGGTTCAAAAAGGCGAGCACCTGCCCCACCACTCGCGGTTCGCGATCACGGCGTTTCTCGCGAGTATCGGCATGTCGACGGACGAAATCGTCGATCTCTACCGGGTCAATTCCTCCTTCGGCGAGGAGATGACGCGCTATCAGACGGACCACATCCGCGGCGACACCTCGCCGACGGAGTACTCGCCACCATCGTGTGCGACCATGAAGTCCTACGGCGATTGCGTGAACAAAGACGACCTCTGTGAGCGCATTCCCCACCCGATGGCCTACTACGAGGAGCGAATCGACGAGGCTGACGACGACGAAGTCGAAGATTGGCGAGAGACGAACGGCGACGACGGACAAGAAGCGAGTGGCGACTGA
- a CDS encoding alpha/beta fold hydrolase, producing MPRANSDGVSIYYEREVGDGARTPVVFVQGLGYGRWMWRWQREAVRDDVDVIAPDNRGTGRSDVGLPPLVSRLPGRIRTPLIFKLVGYSIGGLAADLEAVLEDAGIREAHIVGASMGGMIAQRYALEYSRAKTLTLCCTSHGGPDAVPVPEETRKHVFDTPTGASEREKLRHRMRPAFSERFTNRNPHLIDRIIEWRLEQDAGEPAREAQAAAVLNFDVSDRLERLRVPTLVLHGTDDQVVPASNGLLLEEAIPNARLEQIEGGSHLFFIEDASRVNEELLAFLAEHE from the coding sequence ATGCCACGGGCCAACAGCGACGGCGTGTCGATTTACTACGAGCGCGAGGTGGGCGATGGCGCACGGACGCCGGTCGTCTTCGTGCAGGGACTGGGCTACGGCCGCTGGATGTGGCGATGGCAACGCGAAGCCGTTCGCGACGACGTCGACGTGATCGCCCCCGACAATCGGGGAACCGGGCGCTCTGACGTCGGCTTACCGCCGCTCGTTTCTCGGCTTCCCGGTCGGATTCGGACGCCGCTCATCTTCAAACTGGTCGGCTACTCCATCGGCGGACTGGCGGCCGACCTCGAGGCGGTACTCGAGGACGCGGGGATCCGCGAGGCGCACATCGTCGGCGCGAGCATGGGGGGGATGATCGCTCAACGCTACGCCCTCGAGTACTCCCGGGCGAAGACGCTGACGCTGTGTTGTACGAGCCACGGCGGCCCGGATGCCGTTCCCGTTCCCGAGGAGACCCGAAAACACGTCTTCGACACTCCCACGGGGGCGAGCGAGCGCGAGAAACTCCGCCATCGAATGCGTCCGGCCTTCTCCGAGCGCTTTACGAATCGGAATCCACACCTGATAGATCGTATCATCGAGTGGCGACTCGAGCAGGATGCCGGCGAACCGGCCCGCGAGGCACAGGCTGCGGCCGTCCTAAACTTCGACGTGAGCGACCGACTCGAGCGCCTTCGTGTCCCCACGCTTGTGCTTCACGGCACCGACGACCAGGTCGTTCCGGCTTCGAACGGATTGTTACTCGAGGAAGCGATTCCGAACGCCCGCCTCGAGCAAATCGAGGGCGGGTCACACCTCTTTTTCATCGAGGATGCATCGCGGGTCAACGAGGAACTGCTGGCGTTCCTCGCGGAACACGAGTGA
- a CDS encoding HalOD1 output domain-containing protein gives MPSPDDSHGPDNERYVSTFDPDAGERASVAVVTAVEAVSQTDSLELPPLHDVVDPDALDSLVEHARRSGEAGQHELWFTYAGFEVGVRSDGRVLIGESTVANPNPE, from the coding sequence ATGCCCTCCCCAGACGATTCTCACGGTCCCGACAACGAACGGTACGTCTCGACGTTCGACCCCGACGCCGGCGAGCGGGCGAGCGTCGCCGTCGTCACTGCCGTCGAAGCGGTGAGTCAGACCGATTCGCTCGAGTTACCGCCGCTTCACGACGTCGTCGACCCGGACGCACTCGACTCGCTCGTCGAACACGCTCGCCGTTCCGGCGAGGCCGGTCAGCACGAACTCTGGTTCACCTACGCGGGCTTCGAGGTTGGCGTCCGAAGCGACGGACGGGTACTGATCGGAGAGTCGACCGTGGCGAATCCGAACCCCGAGTGA
- a CDS encoding DNA polymerase sliding clamp, translating to MFKAIVSAETLTSALDSISVLVDECKIHLEEDGLEIRAVDPANVGMVDLSLDAAAFESYEADGGLIGVDLSRLEDIAGMAGSGQLIQFELDEETRKLHIQIDGLEYTLALIDPDSIRQEPDIPDLDLPAEVVLEGSDVNRSVKAADMVSDHIALGVDEGEEFFYVNAEGDTDDVHLELTQEDLIDLQVGPAHSLFSLDYLKDMDKAIPADTEVTLQLGEEFPVKIYFGFAEADGQVTYMLAPRIQSE from the coding sequence ATGTTCAAGGCCATCGTGAGCGCGGAAACGCTCACCAGTGCGCTCGATTCGATCAGCGTACTGGTCGACGAGTGTAAAATTCACCTCGAGGAAGACGGCCTCGAGATCCGGGCCGTCGACCCCGCCAACGTCGGCATGGTCGACCTTTCGCTCGACGCCGCGGCGTTCGAATCCTACGAAGCCGACGGCGGACTCATCGGTGTCGACCTCTCTCGCCTCGAGGACATCGCAGGCATGGCCGGTTCCGGCCAGCTCATCCAGTTCGAACTCGACGAAGAGACACGTAAACTCCACATCCAGATCGACGGGCTCGAGTACACGCTCGCGCTCATCGACCCCGACTCCATCCGCCAGGAGCCGGACATTCCTGACCTCGATCTGCCAGCGGAAGTCGTCCTCGAGGGCAGCGACGTCAACCGCTCGGTCAAGGCCGCCGACATGGTCTCCGACCACATCGCACTCGGCGTCGACGAGGGTGAGGAGTTCTTCTACGTCAACGCGGAAGGCGACACGGACGACGTCCACCTCGAGTTGACCCAGGAGGACCTGATCGACCTGCAGGTCGGTCCGGCACACTCGCTGTTCTCGCTCGATTATCTCAAGGACATGGACAAGGCGATCCCCGCCGACACCGAAGTAACGCTTCAACTCGGCGAGGAGTTCCCCGTCAAGATCTACTTCGGCTTCGCCGAAGCGGACGGACAGGTTACCTACATGCTCGCCCCGCGGATCCAGAGCGAGTAA
- a CDS encoding dienelactone hydrolase family protein has product MTADDSSTVTEIDLPDATLEGDLVVPEDASGVVVFAHGSGSSRHSPRNNFVAERLRERGLGTLLFDLLTEREDRSRETRFDIDLLTDRLVATTAWLRERPEASGRSLGYFGSSTGAAAAMRGAARRETDIDAVVSRGGRVDLAAEVADELTAPTLLIVGGDDDSVLELNRGVFEAFTAEADLRVVEGAGHLFEGEGELEAVADHAADWFVRHLESTA; this is encoded by the coding sequence ATGACGGCCGACGACTCGTCCACCGTGACCGAAATCGACCTGCCGGACGCGACGCTCGAGGGCGACCTCGTCGTCCCCGAGGACGCGAGCGGAGTGGTCGTCTTCGCCCACGGCAGCGGGAGCAGCAGGCACAGCCCGCGAAACAACTTCGTCGCCGAGCGACTGCGCGAGCGCGGGCTCGGAACGCTGTTGTTCGACCTGCTGACCGAACGAGAGGATCGAAGCCGCGAGACACGGTTCGACATCGACTTACTCACCGATCGACTCGTCGCGACGACAGCGTGGCTCCGCGAGCGTCCCGAAGCGAGCGGGCGTTCGCTGGGCTACTTCGGCTCGAGCACGGGCGCTGCGGCCGCGATGCGAGGTGCAGCAAGACGAGAGACGGACATCGACGCCGTCGTCTCGAGGGGCGGCCGCGTCGACCTGGCCGCCGAGGTCGCCGACGAGCTCACCGCCCCGACGCTGTTGATCGTCGGCGGGGACGACGACTCGGTCCTCGAGTTGAACAGGGGGGTCTTCGAGGCGTTCACGGCCGAGGCCGACCTGCGTGTCGTCGAGGGAGCGGGCCACCTCTTCGAGGGCGAGGGGGAACTCGAGGCGGTTGCCGATCACGCCGCCGACTGGTTCGTGAGACATCTCGAGTCCACGGCCTAA
- the wecB gene encoding non-hydrolyzing UDP-N-acetylglucosamine 2-epimerase: protein MRICSIVGARPQFVKAAVVSSALREVGEEILVHTGQHYDEEMSDVFFDELGIPEPDYNLGVKSDTHGRQTAKMIAEIEPVVEETEPDVMLLYGDTNSTLAGAIVGSKLDMEVAHVEAGLRSYNREMPEEVNRVLTDHASEYCFAPSENAVETLAGEGITDGVYMTGDVMYDSVLAVRNRVAGNTAVLEKLGVEEGEFILATVHRQGNTDDREKLESILDGLAAASQPVVLPIHPRTVDRLESYGLWERADEDLELVDPLGYLDFVRLLDAAERVVTDSGGVQKEAFFLETPCVTLREETEWVETAECGWNELVGTDTDAIRTALTKDEWPETTPNPYGDGNASQQIAEILEREAETDELEAQTSD, encoded by the coding sequence ATGCGGATCTGTTCGATCGTCGGTGCGCGCCCGCAGTTCGTGAAAGCCGCCGTCGTCTCGAGTGCGCTCAGGGAGGTCGGCGAGGAGATACTGGTCCACACCGGCCAGCACTACGACGAGGAGATGTCCGACGTGTTCTTCGACGAACTGGGGATTCCCGAACCGGATTACAACCTCGGCGTCAAGTCGGACACCCACGGCCGCCAGACCGCGAAGATGATCGCCGAGATCGAACCGGTCGTCGAGGAGACCGAGCCGGACGTGATGTTGCTCTACGGCGACACCAACTCCACGCTCGCCGGAGCCATCGTCGGCTCGAAACTCGACATGGAGGTCGCCCACGTCGAAGCCGGCCTGCGCAGCTACAACCGCGAGATGCCCGAAGAGGTCAATCGGGTGCTGACGGACCACGCCTCCGAGTACTGCTTCGCGCCCAGCGAGAACGCCGTCGAGACGCTGGCCGGCGAAGGGATCACCGACGGCGTCTACATGACCGGCGACGTGATGTACGACAGCGTCCTCGCCGTCAGAAACCGAGTCGCGGGCAATACGGCCGTACTCGAGAAGCTCGGCGTCGAAGAGGGCGAGTTCATCCTCGCGACCGTCCACCGACAGGGGAACACGGACGACCGCGAGAAGCTCGAGTCGATTCTCGACGGCCTCGCAGCCGCCTCACAGCCGGTGGTCCTCCCGATTCACCCCCGAACCGTCGACCGCCTCGAATCCTACGGCCTCTGGGAGCGCGCGGACGAGGACCTCGAACTCGTCGACCCGCTCGGCTACCTCGACTTCGTTCGCCTGCTCGACGCCGCAGAGCGCGTCGTCACCGACTCCGGGGGCGTCCAGAAGGAGGCTTTCTTCCTCGAGACGCCCTGCGTGACGCTACGCGAGGAGACCGAGTGGGTCGAGACCGCCGAGTGCGGCTGGAACGAACTCGTCGGCACGGACACCGACGCGATCCGGACGGCCCTGACGAAAGACGAGTGGCCCGAGACGACGCCGAATCCCTACGGCGACGGCAACGCGAGCCAGCAAATCGCCGAAATCCTCGAGCGCGAAGCAGAGACCGACGAACTCGAGGCACAGACGAGCGACTGA